In one Fusarium keratoplasticum isolate Fu6.1 chromosome 5, whole genome shotgun sequence genomic region, the following are encoded:
- a CDS encoding Mcl1-mid domain-containing protein, with product MDSTIAPKPRPRPAHTQGITRCAYTPDGSRLVTVGSNNTIRLYKTGSDGEPVNVDDCPEQNLAVAVGDTFFVVGSEDGTVSLYSLDTGSYERFLVRTSMPIRDVALTPDHQWCAVASDELTVKIVNTKDITQVKHLREHGRAVRHVSFDPHGRLVALSGTDGIVYVYSLTAEEPELIRKVDGIIASLDGDSEASTQVAWHPDGRAFAVPTPVKDIQIISKNDWEKQRTFANGHLADITALAWSPNGSMLASASKDGKLLIWETKTQGVIARYDYSNVIDLAWHPTKNLISFTTTDGEVYIYPDFLTDQFSPLLKLDTQPAPFIHDPLAEISANRRPPPNGHKHQGLPSRPRRDSLGSLDSFLDGPDGYDDDFVVDDDGAGYTAGVGHKRGRDDDEAFGLSNKRRHMLEPQYHEAFQPGATPWRGNRKYLCLNLIGFVWTVDQDSHHTVTVEFYDHEFHRDFHFTDTFLYDKACLTEHGTLFSCPPKDDAPATIFYRPHETWTQRSDWRTELPHGEAVTAMSLSESFITVTTSTNYVRVFTLFGMPYRVYRPKSTPMVTCASWRDYVLTMGNGPMGADGNTRLLYTIENVKRDEICQNEDTVALPEGATLKSVFFSDSGDPCIYDSTGTLLTLLHWRQPSRACWVPLLDTKLLARLASGRKNETYFPIAVADNKFHCIILKGGDQYPYFPRPLLSEFDFSIPIASAPKPPKRQTREGDEDLTMGDDDAENNKDGEDDDDSSETRKLEQQFMLHGVQAAQLRDLVESTSGSHTQRSQLSRLELEIDKTLLQLLAVECREGEDRGMRALEMVQLMRDRTGRMMEAAGKVAERYGRTILGEKIRELGEKRVGGFDDDDF from the exons atggatTCAACAATCGCCCCCaaacctcggcctcggcctgccCATACTCAGGGAATCACTCGATGCGCGTATACTCCTGACGGTAGTCGTCTCGTCACCGTCGGCTCCAACAATACCATCCGCCTTTACAAGACGGGCTCGGATGGAGAACCCGTCAATGTCGACGATTGTCCGGAACAGAACTTGGCTGTCGCCGTTGGTGATACTTTCTTCGTCGTCGGTTCAGAAGATGGCACTGTCAGTCTATACTCGCTCGACACGGGCTCCTACGAGCGCTTCCTCGTCCGCACTTCGATGCCCATCCGCGACGTTGCTTTGACTCCTGACCATCAATGGTGCGCTGTTGCGAGCGACGAGTTGACCGTCAAGATTGTGAACACAAAGGACATTACTCAGGTCAAGCACCTGCGCGAGCATGGTCGGGCTGTGCGGCACGTTAGCTTCGACCCTCACGGACGGTTGGTTGCGCTGTCGGGCACGGATGGCATCGTCTATGTCTACTCTCTTACCGCTGAAGAGCCTGAGCTTATCCGAAAGGTGGACGGTATCATTGCTTCGCTGGATGGAGATAGCGAGGCTTCTACACAGGTCGCTTGGCATCCGGATGGTCGGGCGTTTGCCGTGCCAACCCCAGTGAAGGATATTCagatcatctccaagaacGACTGGGAGAAGCAACGCACATTCGCCAATGGACATTTGGCCGATATCACAGCGCTCGCATGGTCGCCCAATGGCTCTATGCTGGCGTCGGCGAGCAAGGATGGAAAGCTGTTGATCTGGGAGACCAAGACGCAGGGTGTGATTGCACGATATGACTACTCCAATGTCATTGACCTCGCGTGGCATCCGACCAAGAACCTCATCTCGTTTACGACGACAGACGGCGAGGTGTATATCTACCCCGACTTCCTGACAGACCAGTTTTCGCCTCTGTTGAAGCTCGATACACAACCCGCACCCTTCATCCACGACCCCCTGGCCGAGATCTCTGCAAACCGACGGCCTCCTCCCAATGGTCACAAGCACCAGGGGCTCCCCTCACGGCCTCGGCGAGACTCTCTAGGGAGCCTTGACTCATTCCTGGATGGCCCAGATGGATACGATGACGACTTTGtggtcgacgacgatggtgcTGGATACACTGCGGGAGTCGGCCACAAGCGAGGccgagacgacgacgaagcctTTGGCCTCTCAAACAAGCGTCGACATATGCTGGAGCCTCAATACCACGAGGCTTTCCAGCCAGGTGCAACTCCATGGCGAGGCAACCGCAAGTATCTctgcctcaacctcatcggTTTTGTCTGGACTGTCGATCAAGACTCACATCACACCGTCACGGTTGAGTTCTACGACCATGAATTCCATCGAGACTTTCACTTTACCGACACATTCCTCTATGACAAGGCGTGCCTTACTGAACATGGCACCCTCTTCTCCTGCCCACCCAAGGATGACGCCCCTGCGACCATCTTCTACCGTCCCCACGAGACATGGACTCAGCGATCCGACTGGCGCACCGAACTGCCCCATGGTGAGGCTGTGACAGCAATGTCCTTGAGCGAGTCCTTCATCACCGTCACTACAAGCACCAACTATGTGCGCGTCTTCACTCTCTTCGGTATGCCGTATCGCGTATACCGACCGAAGAGCACGCCCATGGTGACGTGTGCCAGCTGGAGAGACTATGTCTTGACCATGGGCAACGGTCCCATGGGTGCAGATGGAAACACTCGCCTCTTGTACACAATCGAGAACGTCAAGCGGGACGAAATCTGTCAGAACGAAGATACAGTGGCTCTACCTGAGGGTGCGACACTCAAGAGTGTATTCTTTTCGGACAGTGGT GATCCCTGTATCTACGATTCAACTGGAACACTCCTCACACTGCTACACTGGAGACAGCCCTCGAGAGCATGCTGGGTTCCCCTCCTCGACACCAAGCTCCTCGCTCGACTGGCATCTGGCCGCAAGAACGAGACGTATTTCCCTATTGCTGTAGCAGACAACAAGTTCCATTGTatcatcctcaagggcgGCGACCAATACCCCTACTTCCCCCGTCCCCTCCTGTCCGAGTTTGACTTTTCCATCCCCATTGCTTCAGCGCCCAAGCCTCCCAAGCGTCAGACccgcgagggcgatgaggaccTCACGATgggtgatgacgacgcgGAGAATaacaaggacggcgaggatgatgacgactcGTCAGAGACCCGTAAGCTTGAGCAGCAGTTCATGCTCCACGGCGTCCAGGCCGCTCAGCTTCGTGACCTCGTTGAGTCCACATCTGGCAGCCACACGCAGCGCTCGCAACTCTCACGGCTCGAGCTCGAGATTGACAAGACGCTATTGCAGCTCCTGGCGGTTGAGTGCCGTGAGGGCGAGGATAGGGGTATGCGTGCCCTTGAGATGGTTCAGCTGATGCGTGACCGCACCGGCCGCATGATGGAGGCCGCTGGCAAGGTCGCCGAGAGGTATGGAAGGACCATCCTGGGCGAGAAGATTAGGGAGTTGGGCGAGAAAAGAGTTGGGGGGTTCGATGATGACGATTTCTAG
- a CDS encoding U6 snRNA-associated Sm-like protein LSm1 — MENLSISDAPPQGRGGGAPQPLPQLPPQMFTTAAQLLDLTDKKLMVALRDGRKLIGVLRSWDQFANLVLQSTVERIFAPLPESAGSDQPAGLYADITHGIFLVRGENVLLLGEIDLDKDDDPPPGFQRAELEVVKKLAEDKKAADKAREKVRLKKLAKQGFEGENLGEIVF; from the exons ATGGAGAACCTGTCCATCTCCGATGCCCCTCCGCAGGgacgcggcggcggcgctcCGCAACCGCTGCCTCAGCTGCCGCCGCAGATGTTCACCACTGCTGCGCAGCTGCTGGACCTCACAGACA AGAAGCTTATGGTCGCTTTGCGCGACGGGAGAAAACTTATTGGGGTGCTAAGAAGTTGGGATCAGTTCG ccaacctcgtcctccaaTCCACGGTCGAGCGCATCTTTGCGCCTCTCCCTGAGTCGGCAGGCAGCGACCAACCGGCGGGTCTCTACGCCGACATAACGCACGGCATCTTCCTCGTGCGCGGTGAAAAcgtgctcctcctcggcgagatcgacctcgacaaggacgacgaccCGCCACCCGGATTCCAGCGCGCGGAGCTCGAGGTGGTCAAGAAGCTagccgaggacaagaaggcggcggacaaggcgagggagaaggtgaggctcaagaagctggccaagcaGGGCTTTGAGGGAGAGAATCTGGGTGAGATTGTGTTTTAG
- a CDS encoding Arginyltransferase, translating into MEPSGMRIPEDASLRYEYISPIAYSKSSRCGYCGKRGNSQSKRYSYYASASSMSPGFYQTLLGRCWRRSGTLMYRPDQRRSCCPHYTIRLDSSQFKPSRDQRQTINRFNRYVMGETYTKEVARLHPKSRDQAKKRDNHFDLIERVHEAEDAQLLKPPEAAHKLVVTLETDDFTEEKFEVYENYQRVVHKEGPSKITAGGFKRFLCSSPLRRETMVDSNGKERHLGSYHQCYRLDGKLVAIGVLDLLPECVSSVYFLYHESIHKWAPGKLGALYEIALSIEEGYGWWYPGFYIHSCPKMRYKIDYSPQFILDPNSLAWDPLDRKMLDLLDKKPFVSLSLEKQRESNGNGDGPSSTDEDVEMSNKSDAESEDSKSGDDEDDWLFKTNMPGIPPLSSVADWDLDNIALKIKPDGPLYKTSNLVIWDKRGVEDYPGLKAGVAELVAAIGPDLIDRICLDFTPRGG; encoded by the exons ATGGAACCCAGTGGCATGCGCATCCCTGAAGATGCGTCGTTGCGGTACGAGTATATCTCGCCAATTG CCTACTCCAAGTCATCAAGATGCGGCTACTGTGGAAAGCGTGGCAACAGTCAGTCAAAAC GCTACTCTTACTACGCCTCTGCATCATCAATGAGCCCCGGGTTCTACCAGACGCTTCTTGGTAGGTGCTGGAGGCGTTCTGGTACGCTCATGTATCGACCTGATCAGCGTCGATCATGCTGTCCCCATTACACCATCCGCCTCGACTCTAGCCAGTTCAAGCCATCCAGGGACCAGCGACAGACCATCAACCGCTTCAACAGGTACGTCATGGGCGAGACCTATACGAAAGAGGTTGCTCGTCTTCACCCAAAGTCGCGTGACCAGGCAAAGAAGCGAGATAATCACTTTGACCTCATCGAGCGGGTTCACGAAGCCGAGGATGCTCAGCTGCTCAAACCCCCTGAGGCTGCGCACAAGCTTGTCGTGACTCTGGAGACAGATGATTTCACGGAAGAAAAGTTTGAGGTCTACGAGAACTACCAGAGAGTGGTGCACAAGGAGGGGCCGAGCAAAATAACTGCAGGCGGGTTCAAACGCTTCTTGTGCAGCTCACCCCTGAGACGAGAGACGATGGTGGATTCGAATGGCAAAGAGCGCCACCTGGGGTCTTATCATCAGTGCTATAGGTTGGACGGCAAGCTCGTGGCGATCGGTGTGCTTGATCTCTTGCCCGAGTGTGTAAGCTCGGTCTACTTCCTCTACCATGAGAGCATTCACAAGTGGGCGCCGGGCAAACTCGGTGCGCTCTACGAGATTGCTCTGTCCATCGAGGAGGGTTATGGATGGTGGTACCCAGGCTTCTACATTCACAGCTGCCCCAAGATGCGGTACAAGATTGACTATTCACCGCAGTTTATTCTTGATCCGAACTCACTTGCCTGGGATCCTCTGGATCGAAAGATGTTGGATCTCTTGGACAAGAAGCCGTTTGTCAGCCTGTCCCTGGAGAAACAGAGGGAGTCTAATGGTAATGGTGATGGTCCATCGAGCACTGATGAGGATGTGGAGATGAGCAACAAGTCCGATGCCGAATCAGAGGACTCGAAAtctggagatgatgaagatgactgGCTTTTTAAAACCAACATGCCAGGTAttcctcctctctcttcgGTGGCCGACTGGGATCTGGACAACATCGCGTTGAAGATCAAGCCTGATGGACCGTTGTACAAGACATCAAATCTTGTTATTTGGGATAAACGGGGCGTGGAGGATTATCCAGGATTGAAGGCTGGAGTTGCAGAGCTTGTTGCGGCCATTGGGCCAGATCTGATAGACCGAATTTGTTTGGATTTCACGCCACGAGGAGGATAG
- a CDS encoding Nudix hydrolase domain-containing protein: MSSSASGDSGAGGRSMESRVGRSKQRYNTKGERLVAGIVPLTPDQNYVLLIQSTRRKGWVLPKGGWESDETCQEAAEREAWEEAGITVQISYDLGDIDEKRAPKSSKDRSRYHFFEGVVTGEYDDWPESHKRERQWFSFAQAWEALSTRPELQEALERSTMSRA, encoded by the exons ATGTCGAGTTCTGCCTCTGGCGACTCGGGCGCTGGTGGCCGGTCAATGGAGTCCCGAGTGGGCAGAAGCAAGCAAC GTTACAACACCAAGGGTGAACGTCTCGTCGCTGGCATCGTGCCCCTCACACCCGATCAGAACTATGTGCTGTTGATCCAGTCCACCCGGCGAAAAGGTTGGGTCTTGCCCAAGGGCGGCTGGGAATCGGACGAGACGTGCCAAGAGGCCGCCGAGCGAGAGGCTTGGGAAGAGGCCGGCATCACCGTTCAGATCAGCTACGACCTCGGCGACATCGATGAGAAGCGCGCGCCCAAGTCATCAAAAGACCGGTCAAGATACCACTTTTTCGAGGGCGTCGTCACTGGCGAGTATGACGACTGGCCCGAGAGCCACAAGCGCGAACGCCAGTGGTTCTCTTTTGCTCAGGCCTGGGAAGCCTTGTCAACAAGACCAGAGCTGCAGGAGGCTTTGGAGCGGTCTACCATGAGCCGGGCATAG
- a CDS encoding RNase-PH domain-containing protein, producing MATQQSLFSPAELAYLHRTLSLRPPIRPDGRTPTQFRPLTAETGVLPGTNGSARVHFADGTEAIVGVKAEIEKTAGGEEDQGEEDRTRGDWLELAVEIPGQRDDDASTVFLAEMLREALLADKEFAKKLRINRRFHWRLYLDVLLISPPLSYPLPLLSLTTHLALLATRLPRLKSEGDEDPMFDDDWEASNFLYPREGAGAAGSRPPITLLVVAVGDNTIFDPAKEELAVAETALAVSVAEVRRVKTEGDMEVDSTGRQLRLLSIRTVDPPSRLTPPGVPHTTNTNGTKQAGDAQSTEGVWKAPLGGTKFGVMDGIIQAVLEKGGVADDVLDGLEGVELT from the exons ATGGCGACGCAGCAAAGCCTCTTCTCGCCTGCTGAGCTCGCCTACCTCCATCGCACCCTCTCACTCCGACCCCCCATCCGACCCGATGGCCGCACGCCGACGCAGTTTCGTCCCCTGACGGCCGAGACTGGAGTTCTCCCTGGCACAAACGGTAGCGCGCGAGTTCATTTTGCCGACGGCACCGAAGCCATCGTGGGAGTCAAGGCAGAGATTGAAAAGACGGCTGGCGGAGAGGAGGACCAGGGCGAAGAGGATAGAACGAGGGGCGACTGGCTCGAGCTGGCGGTGGAGATTCCCGGACAgagggatgatgatgcctcGACAGTATTTTTGGCCGAGATGTTGAGGGAGGCGCTCTTGGCCGACAAGGAGTTTGCCAAGAAGTTGAGGATCAACAGGCGGTTTCACTGGAGGCTATACCTCGAT GTTCTGCTAATATCACCTCCACTGTCATACCCTCTCCCGCTTCTCTCACTCACAACCcacctcgccctcctggCTACGCGCCTCCCGCGCCTCAAGTCTGAGGGTGACGAAGACCCCATGTTTGACGACGATTGGGAGGCTTCGAATTTCCTGTACCCGCGCGAGGGTGCTGGCGCAGCTGGATCGCGACCCCCGATTACTCTGCTCGTCGTCGCAGTTGGCGACAACACCATTTTCGACccagccaaggaggagcttgctgtCGCAGAGACGGCGCTCGCAGTTTCTGTGGCTGAGGTGCGCCGCGTCAAGACGGAGGGTGACATGGAAGTCGATTCTACGGGCCGCCAGCTTAGGTTGCTGTCTATCCGGACTGTTGACCCGCCTTCGAGACTCACACCACCTGGTGTGCCACACACTACGAATACCAATGGGACGAAGCAGGCGGGCGATGCACAGAGTACTGAGGGAGTGTGGAAGGCGCCTTTGGGAGGAACCAAGTTTGGTGTCATGGATGGCATAATACAGGCCGTGTTGGAGAAGGGTGGTGTTGCGGATGATGTGTTGGATGGTCTCGAGGGAGTTGAGCTGACATGA